The following DNA comes from Papaver somniferum cultivar HN1 chromosome 4, ASM357369v1, whole genome shotgun sequence.
GATAGGGTCGCATTGGGTTGGATCAAGGTTTTGAAAGTGGGGTATCCAATTTGCTTAGATAAGGGTATCCAAACCATTTCCTATTTGGTGAAATATATGATTTTTGACAGTAGGTATGAGAGATGCAATTTGTTTCCATTGTGGGATGGCAGTAGTGGGTATTTATATCGTACCTTGCAATATCGGTTGATGGTGGAGGTATTTCTCGTTGAAGAGGCTCGAGCATGTGGAATATAGTTGGTCTTGaatattccaaaaaaaattaatgaaaagAGCTTTATTGTGATGGATACTCTTCCTGATACTTAGCCCTCCCTCCGTTATTGGCTTGTTTAGCTTGTTCCATCCTAATAGGTGAAGCTTTCAGGACGAAGAATCGTGACCTCAGAAAAAATTCCTGGTGATCCGATCAATTTGTTTGTGAACATGGATGGGGAAAATCTGTGTTTGCATGAGGTGAACTGAGGTTGGCGTTAAGGAGGTTTTGATTAGAACTAGTCTTCCTGCAGGGGTAAGGCATTTTGTGATCCATCCCCGTGCTTTGCGTGCCAATTTCTGTAGTAGCGGTTCAAAGATGTGACTGGAGTTCCTCCCATGCTTTCTTTTGAACTCCTAAGTATACAGGTGGGATTGATGTAGTCGGtgatgtagattttagataaccaaaattaatgattaaatgaaacccagttatatccgcaagcgcacaggtcaatagtaatatagatagcaaatgcggttcgttcccataaggagtgtgaaatactctaccaactaataccaaaaaaaaaataatcaaatagataatgttttaacgatttttcagaaattagggacaaaaatgaaataataataattcaaacAATAATGGGAaagggttgttaggattttcgattttcaccaattcaatcatataaaactctactaatctctatttattactcaagacaatttTGAaaccaatctcatgtctcggaagattgtatgttaaattctcaaatatagtttctccgttgtaatctccttcgcttcaagggtagtgattctaaagcattacctatctatccttgttTCTCCGCTTCACGGCTCTGCAGCCGCCCCCTTATCCGtcgctggagtccgaataacacatgtcccttggggtgcctttagtaatttttctgggttcctccggtgcatttttgggatgtctttagtactctatcctagggtgtaaaacaccacttttcgggccaatttcgccgcaagagcttatttttccaaaaacatctacaaaacataaaataacacaataagtatttaatcgagtctaacaatacagaacattgagaacaaaatagacacataaatgcgtctatgagTCGGCATGCCGAAGAATTGGTGAAGGTTATCTATGTGATGTTGTTGTGGTCTTGGGCGGTGAATAATGGTTGATTTTTGTGTGTTGATAATTTGACCCGCTGAAGAGCCATATGATTAAAGAAATCTTTGAAGGTGATTACTACTTTCTTGGGTAGCTGTGTATGTGATGAGAAAATCATTTGCATACATTAAGTGTAGGATGGGAGGTGCCTTTTTTGATATTCGGATACCTTGAATCAGATTATTTGCTTCTAATTTGGCAAGATTTGTTGAAAGTATTTCTGCACAGATGATGAAAATATAGGAAGATatgggatcaccttgtcttatgCATCTGGTAGGAGTAATGAATCTATACGGTGTACCATTGACGTTGGCTGAGTAAGTTACCCATTTGATACAGAGCATGATATATTCCACAAAAATTGACGGGAAACCTAATTTTGTAAAAGCAtttttgatgaatccccagtcAAGGCTATCATAAGTTTTTTGGATGTCAAATTTGAGAGCTATTTTGAGGGTTTTAGTGGTTGATGATGTTTTGATGTGATGAAATAGTTCACTGGCAATTGTGATATTATCATGTATTGATCTCTTGGGGACGGAAGTACTCTGATATGGACTTATTAAGAAATGTAGAAAAGGACGTAAGCAGTTGACTAGGATTTTTTAGATGATTTTGTAGGTGACATTGAAGAGGCTTATAGATCTGTATTGAGATGAGCATGATACTAATACGATGGTCTCGTGCATTATAAGGCGGAAATTTGTAAGTGTACTCCTCACAAACTTTATGTTCCAGAAGAAAGTATTAAAATGGCTGACATTCTTTCTGAAGTGGCTAGAACTCGAAAGCTCACTGAGAAATTGGCTGATAATCCATCTAATTATGTTAATTTTCAACTTCTGACAGAAATGGAAGGAGCAGGttgatcttaatgaaatttctttttttatcaaaaaaaaaaaaaaaaaaaaaaaggaaaaaaaaagtcctGGAACTCCTTAGTGAGTTGACTTATTGACTAGGGGAATTACAAAGTTAACTTGTTTTGGCCTTTTATTCGTTTTATTTGACTGGTTGGTCCTGGCCTCTCAGATGTGGGGACCTTTTTTACTTTTCTGTTGCATGGTTGGGTACTCAAGCAGGCTGTCACAAACCTGTATACAGAGATTATGATGATAGCTCCACAAATCAAATTATCAGAAGATAGGCTATTCTTCGGCCTTATTCATCCATTAAATTGGTGAACTAAAAATCTGAAAACAATAGCATGATAAAGTGCCCCATTTAGCATGATCAAAGACAGTAGAAACCCTTAATTCAACATAGTTTACCTGAGTTCTGGTTTCATATTTCAGGACATTTAAATAAAAAAGAGCCAAAACCTACCATATCATAACATAACTACATCTAATACAGACCATTTTGATATAGAACCCAAAATCACACGACCAGGCTGCTAAATCCTGGCCGTTTGTTTCGGTTAAGTAAAAGAATTGTTTGGATAAGTTTTTGCCTTTTGGTGGTGTCAAAAGACTTCACTGGCTTGTGTGAATCAATAATCCCATACAGTTAAATTTTTTCAATGATAAACTGATTGTTTATAGAAATTGAATGGATGCTATTGATATAGTTTTCTTCTCTGCGAGGATAGTGTCCAATGAAAATCACTCTACGAAAAAGTTAGCCTAATTAGAAAAAGATATTGCTAAATATCAACACAAGTATGTCAATAAGTCTTGCCCATTAATGCTCATTTCAATTCCTGCCTTTGGCTGAGCTGGTATACATGTTCTACCAGCCTCCACTGATGCCCATAGATTTCTATACCAGGGGAATATATTGGATTCATTTTTGATGAGTTTATGTATTGTAAGCATCCCAAAAAAGGGAACAAGAAATGTCCCACAAAGAACTAAGCAGTAGTCTGGTCATGAGACTCACAACTGCAATTAGGTAGGTGGTGAACCAGAAGTACTTGCCTTGCTGGCTCACACACACACAACCCCGTTAAGGACATTTAGGGTCTCAGTCTCTCAGACTCACAACTGATTTACCTTCTGGGGTGGATGATCCACCTCGTAGTAGTAAGAGTGAAATTAGCACATGACAAAATTTTACCTTTTGGGCCGAATGCCTAGCAGCAAGAGTCAAAACAGTTTGCATGCGCGAAAAGCCCATTAAAGACTTCATATACCAGCATTCTAAACCCTGTATATGTAGACTATGATGATAGCTCCACAAATCAAATTTTCAGAAGATAGGCTATTCTTCGGCCTTATTCCTCGACTAAATTAGTAAACTAAAACATTCGAAAGCGGTAGCATCATAAAATGCCCCATATTCCATATTAAGTTATAAAGAATGGgccaacaaataaataaaattatagaaTATAATCTCCAGACGAGATTATGACAGAAGAACCAAAACCATAGTTTACCGAGCTCTGGTTCCGTACATTTACTTGATAAAGAGACAGAACCTGCCATATTATAACTACATCTAGAGCAAGAGTATTTTGATATaggacccaaaatcacagaatcAAATGAACAAGAAACGGACACTAAGAAAAATGAGTTTTGGGGTATCTTTTTCTGCTTCTTTTTTTTCATATAAATGCAGTGTAACTATGTTAGTAACTTAGTATACATAATACAACTAACTACTGAGATTGTGCGTAAACAAGATTCCTGTGAAATGTAAATCATCAAGAAGGTTATGACTCACTAGGAAGAACATTGAAGAAATGATAAACCTCATCTTCGTCGATGACTCCCACTTCTGTTGAGCAAACCACGCAGCACACAGGCTTAAATGTTTCCTTATTTGAGGCACCCACTTCATCAACTCCACCTCGATCTCTTCCACGTTTCTTACCTGTCTTTGGTTTTTGATTACTTGGCCGCAGAACTTGATTGATCTTAATCTTGCAGTTGACAACGAATATGGCTCTGTATTGTGTAAGGTACTTTTCATGCCTACAGAAACCAGATCATGTTAAAGGGGTacacaaatattatgcataagaAAATTGATTGTAACTGATTCTTGAGATAGGTGAGATGATTTATAATTATGAGTAAGCTTTCTATTTTCATCTAGGCTTAGGATTCAGGTCGCACATAGTCTTACCCAAATTAGGATCGTGTCCTTCTCGTTCCACTAGGTAAACCTTTTGAGAACGGAATCCACAATCACTAGATATGATAAAGGGTATCAAGTTCAGAAACATTTCCCCAGACACAGACATATAATGTAAGTGTAAAACAAACCTCTAgttattttctttatcttctctTTCAAGTCCTCTTTAAGTTCGACGCTGAAAGTGACTTTCGGAGCTAACAACCCCAGTGAGGGTAGACCCTTTAATCTTATTATTTTAAACCAAAAGTCCAAGGATTACATCCAGGATCACTAGAGTTTCACAAGAGCCTCCTAATGACAATTCATTCATAGCTTTTCACCATAAAGAATGAATGGTTTATTATAAGTTTTTTGCTGTCTTTTGCTGCTTTCCTGGGGTTGATTTCAGGAACCTAAGCAACTCAAACAGTTCACAACTACCCCACGACTGATACCTTCCCTGAATAAAAACACTCCCAACCCCACTGATAGACTCGGCATAAACCTCATTTGATCTACTTGCAGAACCAAGTTCTCATTTAAGAAAGAAATACATCATGATAAGCAATTTGACCTTCCAATTAAACTAAACCTATAAGGACGACTGTATCTTTGCAACAACATTTTAGTACTTTACTTAAAGTTGGTCAATTGAACAATGCATGTGTATGTAGGACCGCAGTCCGCATAATATAACAACCCATTCCACATAAGCAATTATGCGTTAAAAATTTATTATCAACTCATCAGAAGGAAACAAGGAGGATATTTAAGCTTTATAACATGGTAAAAACTTCAAAAAAGATTTCCAAGTACTTCCTTCCAAACACTTTTGGGTATTTTCATGTGGATATGCTACTACATAGCAGCTTATCATAAATACAAGAAGAACTGTGGATAGTTGAAGTCAGACACACAGAATGGAAGAAACCGAAGGTGCCTACCATTACAATTATGCATTAGACGGTACATCAAAAGTCATATAATCATTCTAAATTTCAAATACAGGATAATCAGTAATACCTTTGACATTCTAAGCAGAGAGTCGTAAAGCAAGCTGGACAAGTAAGAACAGCATCAGAATCACGACCTTTTCTTTCCTTTTGAACCCATAACTCATCTTTAATATCAAGTTTTGGATCATAGAACTCTGGCTTGACAGAGTAGTCTatttcatcatcatcagaaacTGAATAACAACACAAATCAACAACCTGATCAGAAGGGAATCAAACTCCCAGATATCTTACTAACAATGTAGCGCTTACACAGTGCCTACACTCATGGGCAAGCTAAATTACGACAAAaccctaaaagttgccacaat
Coding sequences within:
- the LOC113273774 gene encoding E2F-associated phosphoprotein-like yields the protein MEETQTASQKMEVERENEEQKMAAPTASEKMEIEMEKEVEEEEMASPTASQKTVSDDDEIDYSVKPEFYDPKLDIKDELWVQKERKGRDSDAVLTCPACFTTLCLECQRHEKYLTQYRAIFVVNCKIKINQVLRPSNQKPKTGKKRGRDRGGVDEVGASNKETFKPVCCVVCSTEVGVIDEDEVYHFFNVLPSES